Proteins from one Argopecten irradians isolate NY chromosome 15, Ai_NY, whole genome shotgun sequence genomic window:
- the LOC138309568 gene encoding uncharacterized protein → MSIKSSVTQENILESRRTRVLTEKAKEQYEQTLTRFKDKLSSAWGKCQSELDNVMCTSDDNVDNLKKVRLSLSIVYGGYCMISDEFMSYMDTINSAESQSEVAHHATNFKRSDFIVNNVLKQIDVKISSAEYETRSNRSSRYSDHSGRTSRHSDRISQHSNSSSDAARRRAKADAAKVRVAYVQKEAELRKHQALIEQEEKLHLAKLERQKQELNADMYVLQERKNCAAAEAEADAFETISAAGESIHIPAHLNVPVVDTVLRTEKYVNSLTNIENGSRYDTREPNIENLSRYEAREPHFENMSRYEARQPNIGNVSRDEERQLNMENVSQNESRQPVMKESTVASELSQFLLKKDLIFSRLHKFDDSPENYAAWRTGFCNIMDELNVSPPEELDLLIRWLGPESMKHATSIRAASTSNPVKGLSRLWDRLNERYGSPQMVESALKTKLNNFPKITNKDFKRLYELADILSEIESAMENPTYRELLSYFNTTAGINPIVSKLPHNIQEKWTNHAVRYRKQFDVVFPPFSCFTEFVREMSQIKNDPGFVYDNDTAKDSSTQKQDRNPVSRAPAKKRGNQSAPHVSTFKTEISPTGNMESIDSSSLCPLHHTGHSLNSCRQFRSKPIGVRRKYLKEKRYCFKCCDSTDHVYKNCSKNITCNVCQSTEHPGALHFDGGEKNRDKEPLVKTVTIPHNEKVTANCTRINNASGRSKSCAKILMVNVHPTQEPQNTVKMYALLDEQSNRSLVRPAFFQLFDKKYETVNYSLSTCSGLASATGRKACDFTVSALDGSFNADLPCLLECDNIPNEREEIPTPDVALSYPHLSDLAQYIPDLDPSVEIVMLLGRDIPEVHHVQDQRIGPSGSPYAQQLHLGWTIIGETCLGTMHRPDTVNVNKTYLIKDRPSLCKPCPYNLRVKERAPSDTTAHDECEHSIFQRTRDDEKLGFSREDQEFLKIMDRDFTKDLHGRWTAPLPFKPHRPRLPNNKSQAVKRAHILDNTLRKDPIKRAHFITFMQKLFEQKHAELAPPLHDGQECWYLPIFGVYHPKKRDQIRGVFDSSAKHDGLSLNNVLMSGPDMTNNLPGILLRFRREQVAVTADVQQMFYNFFVCEDHRNFLRFLWYQDNDMSKDLVEYRMCVHVFGNTPSPAVATYGLRRTACENADNFGYDMKEFVEQDFYVDDGLMSLPSAPEAIDLMKRTQQALATAGIRLHKVASNSTQVLKSFPQEDLAKDLKDLEIGTDSLPVQHSLGLSWDLESDSFLFRISPDDKPYTRRGVLSVTNSLFDPLGFIAPVAIGGKILLRSMTTGMFDWDETLPSKFYNEWERWRDSLHDLQDLRIPRQYTSSSFKECENISVHVFSDASEKAIASVGYLLTACEDGTQELGFILGKTKVAPLHTTTIPRLELCAAVLAIEIAETISEQLNLPLSIFRFYTDSKVVLGYVYNQTRRFYNYVCNRVTRIRKSSTPEQWNFVSTEHNPADQGTRPIHAKDLLESKWLHGPTFSHRRNRVLRRPCSRGIG, encoded by the coding sequence ATGTCGATCAAATCATCTGTAACTCAGGAAAACATTCTTGAAAGCCGAAGGACACGGGTCCTGACTGAGAAGGCCAAAGAACAATATGAACAAACATTAACCAGATTCAAGGATAAATTGTCCTCTGCTTGGGGAAAGTGCCAGTCTGAGTTGGACAATGTTATGTGTACTAGTGATGATAACGTAGACAATCTGAAAAAAGTAAGACTTTCTCTGTCAATAGTATATGGTGGATATTGCATGATTTCAGATGAATTTATGTCCTACATGGACACAATCAACTCTGCAGAAAGCCAAAGTGAAGTAGCTCATCACGCAACAAATTTCAAAAGATCAGACTTCATAGTAAACAACGTCCTTAAACAGATCGATGTAAAAATTAGTTCCGCAGAATATGAGACTCGTTCCAATCGGTCATCGCGGTACTCCGATCATTCTGGTCGCACTTCACGACACTCCGATCGCATCTCACAACATTCAAACTCTAGCTCTGATGCCGCTAGAAGGAGAGCTAAGGCAGACGCTGCTAAGGTTCGCGTCGCATATGTACAAAAGGAAGCTGAGTTACGTAAACATCAAGCACTTATTGAGCAGGAGGAGAAATTACACTTAGCAAAATTAGAACGTCAAAAACAAGAACTAAATGCGGatatgtatgttttacaagAACGTAAAAACTGTGCCGCAGCGGAAGCGGAAGCTGATGCATTTGAGACAATCAGTGCTGCAGGTGAAAGTATACATATTCCTGCACATCTCAATGTTCCTGTAGTGGATACTGTGTTGCGTACAGAGAAATATGTTAATTCGCTCACAAACATTGAAAATGGGTCGCGTTACGACACAAGGGAACCGAACATTGAAAATCTGTCGCGTTACGAAGCAAGAGAACCGCACTTTGAGAATATGTCGCGTTACGAAGCGAGGCAACCCAACATTGGAAATGTGTCGCGCGACGAAGAAAGACAACTGAACATGGAAAATGTGTCGCAAAATGAATCGAGACAACCAGTCATGAAGGAGAGCACTGTCGCGTCTGAACTTTCGCAATTTCTGTTAAAAAAAGATCTAATATTCTCGCGACTACACAAGTTCGACGATTCACCCGAAAATTATGCTGCCTGGAGAACTGGGTTTTGTAACATCATGGACGAACTCAATGTCTCGCCACCTGAAGAACTTGACTTGTTAATACGTTGGTTAGGACCTGAATCGATGAAACACGCGACAAGCATCCGTGCAGCAAGTACGTCAAACCCAGTTAAAGGTCTTTCACGACTATGGGACCGTCTTAATGAAAGGTATGGAAGCCCCCAAATGGTCGAGAGCGCACtcaaaacaaaactaaacaaTTTTCCCAAGATCACGAACAAGGACTTCAAGCGATTATATGAACTTGCTGACATTCTTTCGGAAATTGAATCTGCCATGGAAAACCCGACATACCGAGAACTTCTCTCATACTTTAACACCACTGCTGGGATAAATCCTATAGTCTCTAAGTTGCCGCACAACATTCAGGAAAAATGGACAAATCATGCTGTTCGGTATCGTAAACAATTTGATGTTGTTTTCCCACCCTTTTCATGCTTCACAGAATTCGTGCGCGAGATGAGTCAGATAAAGAATGATCCAGGATTTGTCTATGACAACGACACTGCGAAAGACAGCAGTACTCAGAAACAGGACAGAAATCCTGTTAGTCGTGCCCCCGCAAAGAAACGTGGAAACCAGTCGGCACCTCATGTCTCTACTTTCAAAACTGAAATCTCACCTACAGGAAACATGGAGTCTATCGACAGTTCATCGCTTTGTCCGTTGCATCACACAGGCCATTCGTTAAACTCCTGTCGTCAATTTCGATCAAAACCTATTGGAGTTAGGAGAAAATACCTTAAAGAAAAGAGGTACTGTTTCAAATGTTGTGACAGCACTGATCATGTGTACAAAAACTGTTCGAAGAACATAACATGCAATGTATGTCAAAGCACTGAACATCCGGGAGCTCTACATTTCGACGGCGGGGAGAAAAATCGTGACAAAGAACCACTAGTAAAAACAGTCACCATACCACATAATGAGAAAGTTACGGCAAATTGTACGCGTATTAACAATGCCAGTGGCCGAAGTAAATCGTGTGCCAAAATCCTCATGGTAAATGTTCACCCTACACAAGAGCCACAGAatacagtaaagatgtatgCGTTGTTAGATGAACAAAGTAATAGATCTCTTGTACGCCCTGCGTTTTTCCaactttttgataaaaagtacGAAACTGTAAACTACTCGCTATCGACATGCTCTGGACTTGCTTCAGCTACAGGGAGGAAAGCATGTGACTTTACTGTCTCAGCACTTGATGGTTCATTTAATGCGGACCTACCATGCTTACTTGAATGTGACAATATTCCGAACGAGCGAGAGGAAATTCCAACTCCGGATGTTGCTTTGAGTTACCCACATCTTTCTGACCTCGCACAATACATTCCTGATCTCGACCCTAGTGTAGAAATTGTCATGCTTCTAGGCCGTGATATCCCTGAGGTACATCACGTACAAGATCAACGTATTGGTCCTTCCGGTTCACCTTACGCGCAACAACTCCATCTAGGATGGACAATAATTGGAGAAACGTGTTTAGGTACTATGCATCGTCCCGACACAGTCAATGTCAATAAGACTTATCTCATCAAGGACCGACCATCGCTTTGCAAACCTTGTCCCTACAATCTCCGAGTGAAGGAACGTGCACCTTCAGATACCACTGCGCACGACGAGTGTGAACACTCAATCTTCCAAAGAACCAGAGATGACGAAAAACTGGGTTTCTCTCGTGAGGACCAGGAGTTCCTGAAAATTATGGATAGAGACTTTACAAAAGACTTACATGGGCGATGGACAGCTCCACTACCATTTAAACCACATCGACCGCGTTTGCCAAACAACAAGTCCCAAGCAGTAAAGCGCGCTCATATACTTGACAATACACTGCGTAAGGATCCCATCAAGAGAGCACATTTCATAACCTTCATGCAGAAACTGTTTGAGCAAAAACACGCCGAACTAGCTCCACCGCTTCATGACGGTCAAGAATGTTGGTACTTGCCAATCTTCGGAGTGTATCATCCGAAAAAGAGAGACCAAATCCGCGGAGTCTTTGATTCATCGGCTAAACATGACGGGCTGTCGCTCAACAATGTCTTGATGTCCGGTCCAGACATGACCAACAATTTACCAGGGATCTTGTTGCGCTTCCGCAGAGAGCAGGTCGCAGTAACAGCCGACGTCCAGCAAATGTTTTACAACTTCTTTGTCTGTGAGGATCATCGAAATTTCTTGAGGTTCTTATGGTATCAAGATAATGACATGTCCAAGGACTTGGTTGAATACCGCATGTGTGTGCATGTATTCGGCAATACCCCCTCACCTGCGGTTGCTACGTACGGCCTTCGGAGAACTGCATGTGAAAACGCTGACAACTTTGGCTATGATATGAAGGAGTTCGTTGAGCAAGACTTTTATGTTGATGACGGGCTTATGTCGCTGCCATCTGCACCAGAAGCTATTGACCTCATGAAACGTACGCAACAAGCTCTCGCTACAGCTGGCATAAGGCTTCACAAAGTGGCTTCAAACAGCACACAAGTGTTAAAATCATTCCCCCAAGAAGACCTCGCAAAAGACTTAAAGGATCTGGAGATAGGTACAGACAGCTTACCTGTCCAGCACAGTCTCGGACTCAGTTGGGATCTTGAATCGGACTCATTTCTGTTTCGCATATCTCCAGATGACAAACCGTACACTCGTCGCGGTGTTCTTTCAGTGACTAATAGTTTGTTTGATCCACTAGGCTTTATCGCACCTGTTGCAATCGGAGGGAAAATACTGCTGCGCTCTATGACTACGGGTATGTTCGACTGGGATGAGACTCTTCCTTCAAAGTTCTATAATGAGTGGGAACGATGGAGAGATTCATTACATGATCTTCAGGACCTCAGAATTCCACGTCAGTATACTTCATCATCCTTCAAAGAGTGCGAGAACATCAGTGTCCATGTTTTCTCAGACGCTTCAGAGAAAGCTATAGCCTCTGTCGGTTACTTGTTGACAGCATGTGAAGATGGAACTCAAGAGCTAGGGTTCATCTTGGGTAAGACCAAGGTTGCGCCACTTCATACCACGACGATACCACGACTTGAGCTGTGTGCTGCTGTTCTTGCGATAGAAATCGCGGAAACTATATCTGAGCAACTCAATCTGCCGTTAAGCATCTTTCGCTTCTACACAGATAGTAAAGTGGTTTTAGGATACGTGTATAACCAGACCCGCCGTTTCTATAACTACGTGTGTAATCGCGTAACGAGGATCCGCAAGAGCTCAACTCCTGAACAGTGGAACTTTGTATCAACAGAACATAACCCCGCTGACCAAGGAACTAGACCTATTCACGCAAAGGACTTGTTGGAAAGCAAGTGGCTCCACGGTCCCACGTTTTCTCATCGAAGGAACAGAGTTCTCCGACGACCTTGTTCCAGAGGTATCGGCTGA
- the LOC138309327 gene encoding peflin-like isoform X2, which yields MAHPYGQQPPYGAPAPMQYPGQPAYGAPGQYPPPQPGIGLPGQPYGGHPMGGPPPGVDPQVYQWFTTVDTDKSGQITAIELQQALVNANWSHFNAETTRLMIGMFDRDYSGTINLHEFAALWNYIQQWKGVFEQTDLNRTGSIEAHELSGALQRMGYTVSPQFTNMVVCRFDTMARRHLTLDNFIQVCVMLKTLTDNFMGRDPQRVGSIRLSYEDFMCMAVANKP from the exons ATGGCGCATCCCTATGGACAG CAACCACCCTATGGTGCCCCGGCCCCAATGCAGTACCCAGGACAACCTGCGTATGGTGCCCCAGGACAGTATCCCCCTCCCCAACCTGGAATAGGCCTGCCAGGACAACCTTATGGAGGACATCCAATGGGAG GGCCCCCTCCTGGTGTAGATCCACAGGTATACCAGTGGTTTACAACTGTGGACACGGACAAGAGTGGACAGATCACTGCCATAGAACTACAACAAGCCCTAGTCAACGCCAACTGGTCACACTTCAATGCTGAAACCACAAGACTCATGATAG GAATGTTTGATCGGGATTACTCAGGGACCATCAATTTACATGAGTTTGCTGCCTTATGGAATTACATTCAGCAGTGGAAAGGAGTATTCGAGCAGACAGATCTGAATAGAACAGGCTCTATCGAGGCTCATGAGCTCTCTGGAG CTCTCCAGAGGATGGGCTACACGGTTTCGCCACAGTTCACTAACATGGTCGTGTGTAGGTTTGACACAATGGCCCGCCGACACCTGACGTTGGATAACTTTATACAAGTCTGTGTGATGCTGAAAACACTTACAGACAATTTTATGGGGCGCGACCCACAGAGGGTGGGCAGCATACGATTAAGTTATGAAGATTTTATGTGCATGGCTGTGGCGAACAAGCCGTAG
- the LOC138309327 gene encoding peflin-like isoform X1, which translates to MTVRTPTSQPPYGAPAPMQYPGQPAYGAPGQYPPPQPGIGLPGQPYGGHPMGGPPPGVDPQVYQWFTTVDTDKSGQITAIELQQALVNANWSHFNAETTRLMIGMFDRDYSGTINLHEFAALWNYIQQWKGVFEQTDLNRTGSIEAHELSGALQRMGYTVSPQFTNMVVCRFDTMARRHLTLDNFIQVCVMLKTLTDNFMGRDPQRVGSIRLSYEDFMCMAVANKP; encoded by the exons CAACCACCCTATGGTGCCCCGGCCCCAATGCAGTACCCAGGACAACCTGCGTATGGTGCCCCAGGACAGTATCCCCCTCCCCAACCTGGAATAGGCCTGCCAGGACAACCTTATGGAGGACATCCAATGGGAG GGCCCCCTCCTGGTGTAGATCCACAGGTATACCAGTGGTTTACAACTGTGGACACGGACAAGAGTGGACAGATCACTGCCATAGAACTACAACAAGCCCTAGTCAACGCCAACTGGTCACACTTCAATGCTGAAACCACAAGACTCATGATAG GAATGTTTGATCGGGATTACTCAGGGACCATCAATTTACATGAGTTTGCTGCCTTATGGAATTACATTCAGCAGTGGAAAGGAGTATTCGAGCAGACAGATCTGAATAGAACAGGCTCTATCGAGGCTCATGAGCTCTCTGGAG CTCTCCAGAGGATGGGCTACACGGTTTCGCCACAGTTCACTAACATGGTCGTGTGTAGGTTTGACACAATGGCCCGCCGACACCTGACGTTGGATAACTTTATACAAGTCTGTGTGATGCTGAAAACACTTACAGACAATTTTATGGGGCGCGACCCACAGAGGGTGGGCAGCATACGATTAAGTTATGAAGATTTTATGTGCATGGCTGTGGCGAACAAGCCGTAG